The Anopheles coluzzii chromosome 2, AcolN3, whole genome shotgun sequence genome window below encodes:
- the LOC120950520 gene encoding Down syndrome cell adhesion molecule-like protein Dscam2 isoform X1, whose translation MEVARATLSRLPGFVQYLALAVLIEQAGQALSSENLQMPNFLHELPSSVLFSNDTGNSQLVCQAYGGPQMIIQWILKDGSLVSSVPGLRQALPNGTLYFPPFAGHLFRTDVHDTTYRCRISYSYYVLLSHDIRVRAVVRQPYEVKVESTDVTLGNTAFLKCFVSSHVREFVHVSSWFGEKEMLLPGRSDIGTRYVVTTPGGELCIRNVNEEDRLKRFSCVTVDTLTGERKTSEAILLTLKDNIPNMAPSTSQKSVSELKAGKGASVQLPCNVQGNPVPSFSWFRISDTGSLYTVPSSQRIVPSQSLLFIRNVDERDAGRWICKAFNQFGEQKLEIHLTISNELVAHIHPQIQIINSGNSALLNCSIYGSEVNKIEWFHNGQELFANGRSERSMSLLSANTLKIDRVSKKDQGIYQCIVSNARSSAQGSSELKLGESPPEISYGFVEQNVRASAYISLKCSAAGSPPPQFVWLLDYQPILDVSSLHRYTMDQFLDINSHVTTHLNISHVHSDDGGLYTCVASNSMGTASHKARLNVYGPPYVRAIGPITAVAGEPIELHCPFSGHPIQSVRWIRGGNELVSGPRYSVADVKHGGYLKIYTVDPAQDRGPYTCIVTGPNGDEGRRELQLVVHSPPVIEPFAFPKIMKVGGRAQLTCSVSAGDMPIYFSWKKDGAPITPDLQVSEKKEEFFSLLVLKDITARHSGRYTCFATNTAAQTNYTAELLVQVPPSWTQEPHDIAVVLGHPIVLPCEADGFPQPKITWFRGKGKLSTDFHSILSKNNSLSINYATSPDAGYYMCEAANGIGNSLKKIIHIDVNEAVHFDSPVKNVSARRNDAVMLECLALGDEPINIIWTHKNQRIDFNNYRYNIIEMKESVGVRSQLSISLTERYDSGKYVCTAENLYGTSEHVIYLAVQERPDAPSDLEVMEVSSRQIRLSWKRPYDGMSPVLSYLVQYQPVRLGKEPVQDTHRSGPAGPIAAWDSPLTVNVTFSKVNMIKSSIDGGVRDETSIGGLLPATQYLLRMLAINEIECSSFTSPLVVRTQEEAPGEAPGGLKVKTGAMGELVLTWQIPSRASWNGELLGYTVSCVEEKTNINFIASPNNISNTTLTVHGWATTKTSIASLKKFTRYALRIRTYNSIAPGPWSTVVYGTTSEDAPEAEPQNVSCSSLSSQSIKVLWQEPPPQFHNGVLQGYKILYRPLTKNNEFVFPFEIKRTSNLETYLHALMKATNYSIQVLSFTLSGDGVASVPVYCATEEDVPEAPAGIKALTLTADSILVSWLPPAHPNGIITHYTVYGKDHGKKGSPKHNIVRVDETGRPSMFEVRGLSENNKYDFWVTASTAKGEGDPTMVVSQTTNTRAPAKIASFSRLLKVPVGVSLVLECVAVGNPTPRTRWITKDQAVTFSQYYVISQGFLKIHSVEPQIAGNFTCSAKNLFGEDEIHYMLIALQTPNVTQLSIQYTSFDSLRVTWEVASDGGAPIQGYNLYYRTTSGAWSNVAIPSDQMAYTLNGLKCGTQYILKINAHNKVGIGMLTEELAVRTKGKAPHIPEERELFNTNSSCLNLFLTSWLNGGCPISHFSIEYRRLHTPFWTIVSSDLSGSDQHTNGSISFCDFIPATWYELKITSNNDAGKTMAQYNFATLTLSGEKIPPPEYKAMPEENNDSILLSDEVEFQWLQSTVMIITIIVIVLSLVVGAKYRGVLCFTNNSDRYSTQTLSADLSMKEQSENIRNQQVYSASPVKVINKEENAEMYEISPYATFNASTGRLCKEPRSLNPSNIDYSLQFRTFGHPECDLNATAYPLLESTGHMPGHIKGKSSWHKQQFYNTDETPMNMPSSTKSIAAKWDDGALRRMGQRSFGPSNYSESDSSSPINEFSNAPTFRIPSKTPCSNILHHESSTESIKELSPVRDHRANTPRHVQATGKGHFGHQLRTKDNHCLDMQPSSSTHRYHNKTYVTAAEFSETESDRERALDLEVQRAMEKAIRQDECKSSTR comes from the exons ATGGAAGTGGCAAGAGCAACACTATCCCGCTTACCCG GTTTCGTCCAGTACCTAGCGTTGGCGGTACTCATCGAGCAGGCGGGGCAGGCGCTGTCGTCGGAAAATCTTCAGATGCCCAACTTTCTGCACGAGCTTCCGTCGAGCGTACTGTTCAGCAACGACACCGGCAACTCGCAGCTCGTCTGCCAGGCCTACGGTGGTCCGCAAATGATCATCCAATGGATACTGAAGGACGGCAGCCTGGTGAGCAGCGTACCGGGGCTGAG GCAAGCGTTGCCAAATGGAACGCTCTACTTCCCTCCGTTCGCCGGGCATCTCTTTCGCACGGACGTGCACGATACGACTTATCGGTGCAGGATCAGCTACTCCTACTACGTACTGCTCAGCCACGACATCCGGGTACGGGCAG TGGTACGGCAACCGTACGAGGTAAAGGTGGAGAGCACCGATGTGACGCTCGGCAACACCGCCTTCCTGAAGTGCTTCGTCTCGTCGCACGTGCGGGAATTCGTCCATGTGTCGTCATGGTTCGGCGAGAAGGAAATGCTTCTTCCCGGCCGGTCCGACATCG GCACTCGGTATGTTGTCACAACGCCCGGCGGAGAGCTGTGCATACGGAACGTCAATGAGGAGGACAGATTGAAGCGGTTCTCATGCGTAACGGTCGACACGCTGACGGGCGAGCGCAAAACAAGCGAAGCCATCCTGCTCACCCTGAAAG ATAACATTCCAAACATGGCGCCATCCACTAGCCAGAAGTCAGTGAGCGAGCTCAAGGCCGGCAAGGGAGCCAGTGTGCAGTTACCATGCAATGTCCAGGGAAATCCCGTTCCCAGCTTCTC CTGGTTTCGCATCTCGGACACTGGATCGTTATATACCGTGCCGTCCTCGCAGCGGATCGTGCCATCGCAGTCGCTGCTATTCATCCGCAACGTCGACGAACGAGATGCCGGAAGATGG ATATGCAAAGCATTCAATCAGTTCGGCGAGCAGAAGCTGGAGATCCATCTCACGATCAGCAACGAGCTGGTGGCGCACATACATCCCCAGATCCAGATTATCAACTCGGGCAATTCGGCCCTGCTTAACTGCTCCATCTACGGCAGCGAGGTGAACAAAATCGAATGGTTTCACAACGGACAGGAGCTGTTTGCTAACGGTCGCTCGGAACGCAG CATGAGTCTGCTGTCGGCAAACACACTAAAAATTGATAGGGTAAGCAAGAAGGATCAAGGAATTTATCAGTGCATTGTGTCGAATGCACGCAGCAGCGCTCAGGGCAGCTCGGAATTGAAACTCGGAG AAAGCCCACCGGAGATAAGCTATGGCTTTGTGGAGCAGAATGTGCGCGCCTCGGCGTACATCTCGCTGAAATGCTCGGCGGCCGGGTCGCCCCCACCGCAGTTTGTCTGGCTGCTCGACTACCAGCCCATCCTCGACGTCTCGTCACTGCACCGTTACACGATGGATCAGTTTCTCGACATCAACAGTCACGTAACGACGCACCTCAACATCAGCCACGTGCACAGTGACGACGGCGGGCTGTACACCTGCGTCGCGTCCAACAGCATGGGCACCGCCTCGCACAAGGCCCGCCTGAACGTTTACG GACCACCGTACGTACGTGCCATCGGACCCATTACGGCTGTTGCTGGCGAGCCGATCGAGCTGCACTGTCCCTTCTCCGGCCATCCCATCCAGTCAGTGCGTTGGATACGGGGCGGAAATGAACTGGTTTCCG GACCACGGTACAGTGTGGCCGACGTTAAGCACGGCggatatttgaaaatttataCCGTCGACCCGGCGCAAGATCGAGGACCGTACACGTGCATCGTGACCGGACCGAATGGTGACGAAGGGCGCAGGGAGCTACAATTAGTGGTACACA GCCCACCCGTAATAGAACCGTTTGCATTTCCAAAAATCATGAAAGTTGGCGGTCGGGCACagctgacctgttccgtgtCGGCCGGCGATATGCCGATCTATTTCAGCTGGAAAAAAGACGGCGCCCCGATCACGCCGGACCTGCAGGTCAGCGAGAAGAAGGAAGAGTTTTTCTCGTTGCTCGTGCTGAAGGACATCACCGCCAGGCACAGCGGCCGGTACACGTGCTTCGCCACCAATACGGCCGCCCAGACGAACTACACGGCCGAGCTGCTGGTGCAGGTGCCGCCTTCCTGGACGCAGGAACCGCACGACATTGCCGTGGTGCTGGGCCACCCGATAGTGCTGCCGTGCGAGGCGGACGGGTTCCCCCAGCCCAAGATAACGTGGTTCCGCGGCAAAGGCAAGCTGTCCACCGACTTCCACTCCATACTGTCGAAGAACAACTCGCTGAGCATCAATTATGCCACTTCGCCGGATGCTG GCTACTACATGTGTGAGGCGGCCAACGGGATCGGCAACAGTCTGAAGAAAATCATCCACATAGACGTGAACGAGGCGGTCCATTTCGATTCGCCGGTAAAGAACGTATCGGCCCGCCGGAACGATGCCGTTATGCTGGAGTGCCTAGCGCTCGGCGATGAACCAATCAACATCATCTGGACGCACAAGAACCAGCGGATCGATTTCAACAACTATCG CTATAACATTATCGAAATGAAGGAGAGCGTTGGCGTGCGATCGCAATTATCGATTAGTCTCACCGAGCGGTACGACTCCGGCAAGTACGTCTGCACGGCGGAGAACCTGTACGGGACGAGCGAACACGTCATCTATCTAGCGGTGCAGGAGCGTCCCGATGCACCGTCCGACCTGGAGGTGATGGAGGTGTCGAGCCGGCAGATACGGCTGTCCTGGAAGCGCCCGTACGACGGCATGTCACCGGTGCTGAGCTATCTCGTCCAGTACCAGCCGGTGCGCCTGGGGAAGGAACCGGTGCAGGACACGCACCGTTCCGGCCCGGCCGGCCCGATAGCCGCGTGGGACAGCCCGCTGACGGTGAACGTCACCTTTTCGAAGGTAAACATGATCAAAAG CAGCATCGATGGGGGCGTGCGGGACGAAACGAGCATCGGGGGGCTGCTTCCGGCGACCCAGTACCTGCTACGCATGCTGGCCATTAACGAGATTGAGTGCTCGTCCTTTACGAGCCCGCTGGTGGTGCGCACGCAGGAAGAGGCACCGGGCGAAGCTCCCGGTGGGCTGAAAGTCAAAACCGGTGCGATGGGCGAGCTGGTGCTTACCTGGCAGATCCCGAGCCGAGCGTCTTGGAACGGGGAGCTGCTCGGCTACACGGTCAGCTGCGTGGAGGAGAAAACCAACATCAACTTCATCGCCAGCCCGAACAACATCTCCAACACGACGCTCACGGTGCACGGCTGGGCGACCACCAAGACGAGCATTGCCAGCCTGAAGAAGTTCACGCGGTACGCCTTGCGCATCCGCACGTACAACAGCATCGCGCCCGGTCCGTGGAGTACGGTCGTGTACGGTACCACGTCGGAGGATGCACCCGAGGCCGAGCCGCAAAATGTCTCCTGCTCCAGCCTGTCCTCCCAAAGCATTAAGGTGCTGTGGCAGGAGCCGCCGCCCCAGTTCCATAACGGGGTGCTGCAGGGCTACAAGATCCTCTACCGTCCGCTCACGAAAAACA ACGAGTTTGTGTTTCCGTTCGAAATCAAGCGCACCTCCAACCTGGAAACGTACCTGCACGCACTGATGAAAGCGACCAACTACTCGATCCAGGTCCTAAGCTTCACGCTCTCCGGCGACGGAGTGGCCAGCGTTCCGGTGTACTGTGCAACTGAAGAGGACG TTCCGGAAGCCCCAGCTGGCATCAAAGCGCTCACGCTGACAGCTGACTCGATACTCGTATCCTGGTTACCGCCCGCCCATCCTAACGGCATCATCACCCATTACACCGTGTACGGAAAGGATCACGGCAAGAAGGGTTCCCCAAAAC ATAACATCGTGCGGGTGGATGAAACCGGACGACCGTCCATGTTCGAGGTGCGCGGTCTGAGCGAGAACAACAAGTACGACTTTTGGGTGACGGCATCGACGGCCAAGGGTGAGGGCGACCCGACGATGGTGGTTTCGCAAACAACCAACACCCGGGCGCCGGCCAAAATAGCGTCCTTCTCCCGGCTGCTCAAGGTGCCGGTCGGGGTGAGCCTGGTGCTGGAATGTGTCGCCGTCGGTAACCCGACACCCCGGACGCGGTGGATAACGAAGGACCAGGCCGTTACCTTCAGCCAGTACTATGTGATCTCGCAAGGCTTTCTCAAGATACATAGCGTCGAGCCACAGATAGCCGGTAACTTTACCTGCTCGGCGAAGAATCTGTTCGGCGAGGACGAGATACACTACATGCTGATAGCGCTGCAGACGCCGAATGTGACGCAGCTCTCGATACAGTACACCTCGTTCGACAGTTTGCGCGTGACGTGGGAGGTGGCCAGCGACGGTGGTGCCCCGATACAGGGCTACAATCTCTACTACCGCACGACCAGCGGCGCGTGGTCCAATGTGGCAATTCCGAGCGATCAGATGGCGTACACGCTCAACGGTTTGAAGTGCGGCACTCAGTACATTCTGAAGATCAATGCACACAACAAGGTTGGCATCGGGATGCTTACTGAAGAGCTGGCCGTGCGCACCAAGGGAAAAG CCCCACACATTCCCGAGGAGCGAGAACTGTTCAACACCAACTCGAGTTGCCTGAATCTGTTTCTCACCTCCTGGCTGAACGGTGGCTGCCCAATATCGCACTTTTCCATCGAATACCGTCGGCTTCATACACCGTTCTGGACGATCGTCTCATCCGACCTTTCCGGCAGCGATCAGCACACGAATGGGAGCATTTCGTTCTGCGATTTCATTCCCGCCACCTGGTACGAGCTTAAGATCACCTCCAACAACGATGCAGGGAAAACGATGGCACAGTATAACTTTGCCACCTTAACACTATCGGGCGAGAAAATACCGCCACCAGAGTACAAGGCAATGCCGGAGGAGAACAACGATTCCATTCTGCTATCGGACGAGGTAGAGTTCCAGTGGCTGCAGTCGACGGTGATGATAATTACCATCATTGTAATTGTTTTAAGTCT TGTGGTTGGCGCCAAGTATCGGGGTGTTTTGTGCTTCACCAACAACTCCGATCGCTACAGCACCCAAACACTATCGGCCGATCTGAGCATGAAGGAGCAGTCGGAAAACATCCGCAACCAGCAGGTGTACAGTGCATCGCCCGTCAAGGTGATCAACAAGGAGGAGAACGCCGAAATGTACGAAATTTCACCGTACGCCACATTTAACGCGAGCACCGGCCGGCTGTGTAAGGAGCCGCGAAGCCTAAACCCATCGAACATAGACTATTCGCTGCAGTTCCGCACCTTCGGCCACCCGGAGTGTGATTTAAATGCCACTGCCTACCCGTTGCTGGAGAGCACCGGTCACATGCCAGGACACATCAAGGGCAAGTCCAGCTGGCACAAGCAACAGTTTTACAACACCG ATGAAACGCCAATGAACATGCCCAGCTCAACGAAATCAATCGCTGCCAAATGGGACGACGGTGCATTGCGACGCATGGGGCAACGCAGCTTCGGTCCCAGCAACTATTCCGAGTCGGATAGCAGCAGCCCCATTAACGAATTCTCCAACGCACCCACCTTTAGGATACCTTCGAAAACGCCCTGTTCAA ATATTCTGCACCACGAGTCCAGCACGGAATCGATCAAGGAGCTGTCGCCGGTGCGGGATCATCGCGCCAACACGCCCCGCCACGTCCAGGCTACGGGGAAAGGCCACTTCGGGCATCAGCTACGGACAAAGGACAATCATTGCCTCGATATGCAACCATCTTCAAGTACGCACAG ATACCACAATAAGACCTACGTGACAGCGGCCGAGTTTAGCGAAACGGAAAGTGATCGCGAGCGGGCACTAGATCTCGAGGTACAGCGCGCGATGGAAAAGGCTATACGGCAGGACGAGTGCAAATCGTCGACGAGATAG